One region of Cystobacter ferrugineus genomic DNA includes:
- a CDS encoding energy transducer TonB, with amino-acid sequence MFETFDSATDVQSARRFALSTVASLGVCALLGVAAVTVGSQVKEVLKEKKVDVVFRPPPPPPPVAEVKPPPPPPPPPPKPKAKPPPPPPTVAAPAAMLAPKEIPQEKPPEADAANAVAAAPIAVGGTGSLVAGAIVTGMDSAGVAGSGGARRPAPINLPESATPPRELDSNVAPEFPADMRAKGQEGLVILKIVVEEDGRVSAVKVMRGEEPFVGAAVAAVKTWRYSPALVAGQPTAVFRIVKIPFRLK; translated from the coding sequence ATGTTCGAGACCTTCGATAGCGCCACCGATGTGCAGTCCGCCCGCCGGTTCGCGCTCTCCACCGTGGCATCCCTGGGCGTGTGCGCCCTGCTCGGCGTCGCCGCGGTGACGGTGGGCTCCCAGGTCAAAGAGGTCCTCAAGGAGAAGAAGGTGGATGTGGTGTTCCGCCCCCCTCCTCCTCCGCCTCCGGTGGCCGAGGTGAAGCCGCCCCCTCCGCCCCCTCCTCCTCCCCCCAAGCCGAAGGCCAAGCCCCCGCCGCCTCCGCCGACCGTCGCCGCGCCCGCCGCGATGCTCGCGCCCAAGGAGATTCCGCAGGAGAAGCCGCCCGAGGCCGACGCCGCCAACGCCGTGGCCGCCGCGCCCATCGCCGTGGGTGGCACGGGCTCGCTCGTCGCCGGAGCGATCGTCACGGGCATGGACAGCGCGGGCGTGGCCGGCTCCGGAGGCGCGCGCCGCCCCGCCCCCATCAACCTGCCCGAGTCCGCCACGCCTCCGCGCGAGCTGGACTCCAACGTCGCCCCCGAGTTCCCCGCCGACATGCGCGCCAAGGGCCAGGAGGGCCTGGTCATCCTGAAGATCGTCGTCGAGGAGGACGGCCGGGTGAGCGCCGTCAAGGTGATGCGCGGAGAGGAGCCCTTCGTGGGCGCCGCCGTCGCCGCGGTGAAGACGTGGCGCTACTCGCCCGCGCTCGTCGCCGGCCAGCCCACCGCCGTGTTCCGCATCGTGAAGATTCCCTTCCGTCTCAAGTAG
- a CDS encoding MotA/TolQ/ExbB proton channel family protein, with translation MNFNLIDIYHHMGLFARCIAYTLVAFALASLIVFFERLFFLFRTKGADRAFIAKGGRMLEAQQHEAFVVEASKARASSLAKLLGGGVKTYLVRKEAPQGNLGAVELTRRELERIYERVGADVRRGMSVLASVGSVAPFVGLLGTVVGIIESFAGIAKTGSGGLGAVSAGISEALVVTALGLLVAIPAVLMFNLLSTRADALVLSLDLARREFMDHLEDVHPSGSAKAARGEGAVALDVERAARREGHDVRPA, from the coding sequence ATGAACTTCAATCTGATCGACATCTACCACCACATGGGCCTGTTCGCCCGGTGCATCGCCTACACGCTCGTCGCGTTCGCGCTGGCCTCGCTCATCGTCTTCTTCGAGCGGCTCTTCTTCCTCTTCCGCACCAAGGGCGCGGACCGCGCGTTCATCGCCAAGGGTGGCCGGATGCTCGAGGCGCAGCAGCACGAGGCGTTCGTCGTCGAGGCCTCCAAGGCGCGCGCGAGCAGCCTGGCGAAGCTGCTGGGTGGCGGGGTGAAGACGTACCTGGTGCGCAAGGAGGCCCCCCAGGGCAACCTCGGCGCGGTGGAGCTCACCCGGCGCGAGCTGGAGCGCATCTACGAGCGCGTGGGCGCGGACGTGCGCCGCGGCATGAGCGTGCTCGCCTCGGTGGGCTCGGTGGCCCCGTTCGTCGGACTGCTCGGCACGGTGGTGGGCATCATCGAGTCCTTCGCCGGCATCGCCAAGACGGGCTCGGGCGGCCTGGGCGCGGTGTCCGCGGGCATCTCCGAGGCGCTCGTCGTCACGGCGCTCGGCCTGCTGGTGGCCATCCCCGCGGTGCTCATGTTCAACCTGCTGTCCACCCGCGCCGACGCGCTCGTGCTGTCGCTGGACCTGGCGCGCCGCGAGTTCATGGACCACCTGGAGGACGTGCATCCCTCGGGCAGCGCCAAGGCCGCTCGGGGCGAGGGCGCCGTGGCCCTGGACGTGGAGCGCGCGGCGCGCCGGGAGGGTCACGATGTCCGCCCGGCGTAA
- a CDS encoding ExbD/TolR family protein — protein sequence MSARRKGAGLVPEMNVTPLVDVVLVLLIIFMVVTPQLEAGAAVDLPAAANVDKGEENSLTPTTVSLTAQGALFIDKHEVPRTQLVEKLRGVIGKDPQARVVLKADRAVRYAEVRNVFKTLQDAGFPGISLQVIDLKK from the coding sequence ATGTCCGCCCGGCGTAAGGGCGCCGGGCTCGTGCCCGAGATGAACGTGACGCCCCTGGTGGACGTGGTGCTCGTGCTCCTCATCATCTTCATGGTCGTCACCCCCCAGCTCGAGGCCGGCGCGGCGGTGGACCTGCCCGCGGCGGCCAACGTGGACAAGGGCGAGGAGAACTCGCTCACGCCCACCACGGTGAGTCTCACCGCCCAGGGCGCGCTCTTCATCGACAAGCACGAAGTGCCGCGCACCCAGCTCGTCGAGAAGCTGCGCGGCGTGATCGGGAAGGATCCCCAGGCGCGCGTGGTGCTCAAGGCGGACCGCGCCGTGCGCTACGCCGAGGTGCGCAACGTCTTCAAGACGCTGCAGGACGCGGGCTTCCCCGGCATCTCGCTCCAGGTCATCGACCTCAAGAAATAG
- a CDS encoding ExbD/TolR family protein produces MAFDLGGGKGGIRPAMNVTPLVDVVLVLLIIFMVVTPLMTKQMSLDVPGKADEKIETPPPPGALPPLVLTLTKSGALRINRDEVPRDQLVVRLQRMLNARPDKIVFFDAENDVPYGSAMDVLDLARGGNITVAVAPDAVAEPTAP; encoded by the coding sequence ATGGCTTTCGACCTCGGTGGTGGCAAGGGCGGCATCCGCCCCGCCATGAACGTGACGCCCCTGGTGGACGTGGTGCTCGTGCTCCTCATCATCTTCATGGTCGTCACCCCGCTGATGACCAAGCAGATGTCCCTGGACGTGCCCGGCAAGGCGGACGAGAAGATCGAGACGCCGCCTCCTCCGGGCGCGCTGCCCCCGCTGGTGCTCACGCTCACCAAGAGTGGCGCGCTGCGCATCAACCGCGACGAGGTGCCGCGCGATCAGCTCGTGGTCCGGCTGCAGCGCATGCTCAACGCCCGTCCGGACAAGATCGTCTTCTTCGACGCGGAGAACGACGTGCCCTACGGCAGCGCCATGGACGTGTTGGACCTCGCGCGCGGCGGCAACATCACCGTCGCCGTCGCCCCGGATGCCGTCGCGGAGCCCACCGCTCCGTGA